A genomic window from Candidatus Andeanibacterium colombiense includes:
- a CDS encoding FAD-dependent oxidoreductase, producing MAHYEVIIVGTGHGGAQAAITLRQHGFDGSVLMIGRDPQVPYERPPLSKEYLARDKPLERILIRPPHFWAERAIEMKLGATVTEVDPEGHAVVLADGERITYGSLIWAAGGDPRRLSCPGAELAGIHYVRDLADADRMMAELDAGAKKVVVIGGGYIGLEAAAVLTKFGCEVTLLEALPRVLARVAGEDLSAFYEAEHRSHGVDLRTGAMVEAIEGDGTKVTGVKLASGEILPADMVVAGIGIVASVGPLIAAGAAGTNGVDVDEFCRTMLSDIYAIGDCAAHANDFAGGNVIRLESVQNAHDMAAVVARALVGEEAEHYHALPWFWSNQYDLKLQTAGLSLNHDATVTRGDPASRSFSVIYLKEGRVIALDCVNAVKDYVQGRKLVEARAQVSPEALADTATPLKELLPTP from the coding sequence ATGGCGCATTACGAAGTGATCATTGTCGGCACCGGCCACGGCGGCGCACAGGCAGCGATCACCTTGCGCCAGCACGGCTTCGACGGCTCGGTGCTGATGATCGGGCGCGACCCGCAGGTGCCTTACGAGCGGCCGCCGCTGTCGAAGGAATATCTTGCGCGCGACAAGCCGCTCGAACGGATCCTGATCCGCCCGCCGCATTTCTGGGCCGAGCGCGCGATCGAGATGAAGCTCGGCGCGACGGTGACCGAGGTCGATCCGGAAGGCCACGCGGTGGTGCTCGCGGACGGTGAGCGCATCACCTACGGTTCGCTGATCTGGGCCGCGGGCGGCGATCCGCGGCGGCTGTCATGCCCCGGCGCCGAGCTTGCCGGCATCCACTACGTCCGCGACCTCGCCGATGCCGACCGGATGATGGCCGAGCTGGACGCGGGCGCGAAGAAGGTCGTGGTGATCGGCGGCGGCTATATCGGGCTCGAGGCAGCGGCGGTGCTGACCAAGTTCGGCTGCGAGGTGACCCTGCTCGAAGCCCTGCCGCGCGTGCTCGCACGGGTCGCGGGCGAAGACCTGTCCGCTTTCTACGAAGCCGAGCATCGTTCGCACGGGGTTGATCTGCGCACCGGCGCGATGGTCGAGGCTATCGAAGGAGACGGGACCAAGGTCACCGGCGTGAAGCTGGCTTCTGGCGAAATCCTTCCCGCCGACATGGTCGTCGCGGGGATCGGGATCGTCGCTTCGGTCGGCCCGCTGATCGCGGCCGGAGCCGCCGGCACCAACGGGGTCGATGTCGACGAATTCTGCCGCACGATGCTGTCCGACATCTATGCGATCGGCGATTGCGCGGCGCATGCCAACGACTTTGCCGGCGGCAATGTGATCCGCCTCGAAAGCGTGCAGAATGCGCACGACATGGCCGCGGTGGTCGCGCGGGCGCTAGTCGGCGAGGAAGCGGAGCATTATCACGCGCTGCCGTGGTTCTGGTCGAACCAGTACGACCTCAAGCTCCAGACCGCCGGCCTCAGCCTGAACCACGACGCGACGGTGACCCGCGGCGATCCGGCCAGCCGCAGCTTCAGCGTGATCTACCTCAAGGAAGGCCGCGTGATCGCGCTCGACTGCGTCAATGCGGTCAAGGATTACGTCCAGGGCCGCAAGCTGGTCGAGGCGAGAGCGCAGGTTTCGCCCGAAGCGTTGGCGGATACGGCAACCCCGCTCAAGGAACTGCTGCCAACTCCCTGA
- the queG gene encoding tRNA epoxyqueuosine(34) reductase QueG, whose translation MVNAALIDELKQRLAGEARALGFAAIGFAPAADDPQRSARLEEWLAAGFHGSMGWMEERAEVRRGPQSMWPEARSVIALGMSYAPEVDPLALAGDPEKARISVYAQGRDYHDVLKKGLKTLARWLSAEAGKLGLEMQLKVFVDTAPVMEKPLGEAAGLGWQGKHTNLVSREHGSWLFLGAIYCTLPFAPDQPHDGHCGTCVACQAACPTDAFPGPYRLDARRCISYLTIEHKGPIPDEFRKPIGNRIYGCDDCLAVCPWNKFADLAARHQSFVPREELIEPELTELLALDDAGFRAKFSGSPIKRIGRDRFVRNCLIAAGNSGNPALVQQVRGLVADPDPVVAEAAEWALRELAAVP comes from the coding sequence TTGGTTAACGCCGCACTCATCGATGAATTGAAGCAGCGGCTGGCGGGCGAGGCGCGTGCGCTGGGGTTCGCGGCGATCGGCTTTGCCCCGGCGGCCGACGATCCACAGCGATCCGCGCGGCTGGAAGAATGGCTCGCGGCCGGGTTCCACGGTTCGATGGGCTGGATGGAAGAACGCGCGGAGGTACGCCGCGGCCCGCAGAGCATGTGGCCCGAGGCGCGCAGCGTGATCGCGCTCGGCATGTCCTATGCGCCCGAGGTCGATCCGCTGGCGCTGGCGGGCGATCCGGAGAAGGCGCGCATCTCGGTCTATGCGCAGGGCCGCGACTATCACGACGTGCTCAAGAAGGGGCTCAAGACGCTGGCGCGCTGGCTGAGTGCCGAAGCCGGCAAGCTCGGCCTCGAAATGCAACTCAAGGTGTTCGTCGATACGGCGCCGGTGATGGAAAAGCCGCTCGGCGAAGCGGCCGGGCTCGGCTGGCAGGGCAAGCATACCAATCTCGTCAGCCGCGAGCACGGCAGCTGGCTGTTCCTCGGCGCGATCTACTGCACCCTGCCGTTCGCGCCCGACCAGCCGCATGACGGGCACTGCGGCACCTGCGTCGCATGCCAGGCCGCGTGCCCGACCGACGCTTTCCCCGGCCCCTACCGGCTCGATGCACGGCGCTGCATTTCCTACCTCACGATCGAGCACAAGGGGCCGATCCCGGATGAATTCCGCAAGCCGATCGGCAACCGCATCTATGGCTGCGACGATTGCCTGGCGGTGTGCCCGTGGAACAAGTTCGCCGATCTCGCCGCGCGCCACCAATCCTTCGTCCCGCGCGAGGAACTGATCGAACCGGAGCTGACGGAGCTGCTGGCGCTCGACGATGCGGGGTTTCGGGCAAAGTTCTCGGGCAGCCCGATCAAGCGCATCGGGCGTGACCGCTTCGTGCGCAACTGCCTGATCGCGGCCGGGAACAGTGGCAATCCCGCGCTGGTGCAGCAGGTGCGCGGGCTGGTTGCCGATCCCGATCCGGTGGTTGCCGAAGCGGCAGAATGGGCGCTCAGGGAGTTGGCAGCAGTTCCTTGA
- a CDS encoding ATP-binding cassette domain-containing protein — protein sequence MQIELGDPSRADNVAQAPSRPLAIEARGLVKRFEGTLAVDGVDIAVPEGSIYGILGPNGAGKTTTLRMLLGIIDPDRGVRKILGHERPHDVARLIGYLPEERGLYPSMKAYEAIAFMGALRGLPLKLGRERGRELLENHGLGFAAERQIRQLSKGMAQTVQLLGTLIHKPRLVVFDEPFSGLDALNQGKLETMIRGLAAGGTTVIFSTHVIAHAERLCEEIAIIAGGKVPFAGRVDVARDRIPEQVRLETARDDGPWRAALPADARREGKFWYFSLPESGVEPLLRALIEGEAGILSLSIERAGLHDAFVAIAGEAAARALEAVPEAETAR from the coding sequence ATGCAGATTGAACTAGGCGATCCTTCGCGGGCCGACAATGTCGCGCAGGCCCCCTCCCGCCCCCTTGCGATCGAGGCGCGCGGGCTGGTCAAGCGGTTCGAAGGAACGCTGGCGGTCGACGGGGTCGATATCGCGGTGCCCGAAGGCTCGATCTACGGCATCCTCGGCCCCAATGGCGCCGGCAAGACCACCACCCTGCGGATGCTGCTTGGGATCATCGATCCCGACCGGGGCGTTCGCAAAATCCTCGGCCATGAGCGCCCCCACGATGTCGCGCGGCTGATCGGCTATCTACCCGAGGAACGCGGGCTCTACCCATCGATGAAGGCTTATGAGGCGATCGCCTTCATGGGCGCGCTGCGCGGCCTGCCATTGAAGCTCGGGCGCGAACGCGGCCGCGAATTGCTCGAGAACCACGGCCTCGGCTTCGCTGCCGAACGCCAGATCCGCCAGCTGTCCAAGGGCATGGCGCAGACCGTGCAATTGCTCGGGACATTGATCCACAAGCCTCGGCTGGTGGTGTTCGACGAGCCGTTCTCCGGCCTCGACGCGCTGAACCAGGGCAAGCTCGAGACGATGATCCGCGGCCTCGCGGCGGGCGGGACCACGGTGATCTTCTCGACCCATGTGATCGCTCATGCCGAACGCCTGTGCGAGGAGATCGCGATCATCGCCGGGGGCAAGGTGCCGTTCGCCGGTCGGGTGGACGTCGCGCGTGACCGGATCCCGGAGCAGGTCCGCCTGGAAACCGCCCGCGACGACGGCCCGTGGCGCGCGGCGCTGCCGGCGGACGCCCGGCGCGAGGGCAAGTTCTGGTATTTCTCGTTGCCCGAAAGCGGGGTCGAACCGCTGCTGCGCGCGCTGATCGAAGGCGAAGCGGGGATATTGTCGCTGTCGATCGAACGCGCCGGGCTGCATGACGCTTTCGTCGCGATCGCCGGCGAAGCGGCGGCGAGGGCACTGGAAGCCGTGCCTGAAGCGGAGACCGCCCGATGA
- a CDS encoding ABC transporter permease has protein sequence MSPANASAGRLSIWQAAFVIARRDFVAILFSRTFIFFLIGPLFPIVIGALVGGVGKQAAAEAAPPEIGVAMQAGDGARMVAAYEALAPKLGRGVPRMRAIASLAPGETFDAKAALQQRKGNIAAIVTGSPAAPVLTAPRDRLDWWSGPVDLVAAQALAHSATDYPGVKLVPVSTSGALQKLGQVSTAQAGQTLLFLLIVFLAGMVLSNLVEEKGNKIIEILAAAIPMDAVFLGKLFAMLAVSLVGIAVWASVIGGLITLAGMQAPMPGLPDFHDLPTPAVGWPLFVVFGVIYFAMGYLILGSIFLAVGSMAKTVREVQTLSMPASMFQILVFLFAYAALTQPGRPIEIAAILFPLSSPYAMLARAATDERIWIHFAAFAWQLVAVALFIRWGAALFRRRVMQSGPQARRQRRSLLAIVRGKTGAA, from the coding sequence ATGAGCCCCGCCAACGCCTCTGCCGGGCGCCTGTCGATCTGGCAGGCCGCCTTCGTCATCGCCCGGCGCGATTTCGTCGCGATCCTGTTCAGCCGCACCTTCATCTTCTTCCTGATCGGTCCACTGTTCCCGATCGTGATCGGCGCACTGGTCGGCGGCGTCGGCAAGCAGGCGGCGGCGGAAGCGGCGCCGCCCGAAATCGGCGTCGCGATGCAGGCCGGCGATGGTGCGCGGATGGTCGCCGCCTATGAGGCGCTCGCGCCGAAACTCGGGCGCGGAGTACCGCGCATGCGCGCAATCGCGAGCCTGGCGCCGGGCGAGACCTTCGACGCGAAGGCCGCGCTGCAGCAGCGCAAGGGCAATATCGCGGCGATCGTCACCGGCAGCCCGGCTGCTCCGGTGCTGACCGCTCCGCGCGATCGGCTGGACTGGTGGTCCGGACCGGTCGATCTGGTCGCCGCACAGGCGCTGGCGCATTCCGCGACCGATTATCCGGGGGTGAAGCTCGTCCCGGTGAGCACCAGCGGCGCGCTGCAGAAGCTCGGCCAGGTAAGCACGGCGCAGGCCGGACAAACCCTGCTGTTCCTGCTGATCGTGTTCCTCGCGGGCATGGTGCTGTCCAATCTGGTCGAGGAAAAAGGCAACAAGATCATCGAGATTCTCGCCGCCGCAATTCCGATGGACGCGGTGTTCCTCGGCAAACTGTTCGCGATGCTGGCGGTCTCGCTGGTCGGGATCGCGGTCTGGGCTTCGGTGATCGGCGGCCTGATCACCCTGGCCGGGATGCAGGCGCCGATGCCGGGCCTGCCCGATTTTCACGACCTCCCCACGCCTGCGGTCGGTTGGCCGCTGTTCGTGGTGTTCGGCGTGATCTATTTCGCGATGGGCTATCTGATCCTTGGCTCGATCTTCCTCGCGGTCGGATCGATGGCGAAGACGGTGCGTGAGGTCCAGACTCTCTCGATGCCGGCGTCGATGTTCCAGATCCTGGTGTTCCTGTTCGCCTATGCCGCGCTTACCCAGCCCGGCCGGCCGATCGAGATCGCGGCGATCCTGTTTCCGCTGAGTTCGCCCTATGCGATGCTCGCCCGAGCGGCGACCGATGAGCGAATCTGGATCCATTTCGCCGCGTTCGCCTGGCAGCTGGTGGCAGTGGCGCTGTTCATCCGCTGGGGCGCAGCGCTATTCCGCCGCCGGGTGATGCAATCGGGCCCGCAGGCGCGCAGGCAGCGGCGTTCGCTGCTGGCGATCGTCCGAGGCAAAACCGGCGCCGCCTGA
- the msrB gene encoding peptide-methionine (R)-S-oxide reductase MsrB, which translates to MTHLTPSRRALLGWLGTSAALSAFGVAPAFAAYRVTMSDAEWRKKLGDASWQVLRHEDTERPFTSPLNNEHRKGTFLCKGCDNQLFASGTKFDSHTGWPSFWQPLSGAVKTTSDTKLGYVRTEVHCADCGGHLGHVFPDGPKPTGLRYCMNGLAMNFRPG; encoded by the coding sequence ATGACTCATCTTACCCCTTCGCGCCGGGCGCTGCTCGGCTGGCTTGGGACGAGCGCCGCCCTGTCCGCCTTCGGTGTCGCCCCGGCCTTCGCCGCCTATCGCGTGACGATGAGCGATGCCGAGTGGCGCAAGAAACTGGGCGATGCATCCTGGCAGGTGCTGCGCCACGAAGACACCGAACGCCCGTTCACCTCGCCGCTCAATAATGAACACCGCAAGGGCACCTTCCTGTGCAAGGGCTGCGACAACCAGCTGTTCGCCAGCGGCACCAAGTTCGACAGCCACACCGGCTGGCCGAGCTTCTGGCAGCCGCTGAGCGGCGCGGTCAAGACCACCAGCGACACCAAGCTCGGCTATGTCCGTACCGAAGTGCATTGCGCCGATTGCGGCGGCCACCTCGGCCACGTGTTCCCCGATGGGCCGAAGCCGACCGGGCTGCGCTATTGCATGAACGGGCTGGCGATGAACTTCCGGCCGGGCTGA
- a CDS encoding GtrA family protein — protein sequence MIALAARLLDNRMMRYLLASVIALGADMGSFFAMYALGVFLPAAYAASYTLGILVHWLISSRLVFADTVAERGLARTRQKALFVGSALMGLALTTAVGSLSVYAGVHPVMGKLIAVAASFVLTWLLRIKVVFRDAGIA from the coding sequence GTGATCGCCCTCGCCGCCCGCCTGCTCGACAACCGCATGATGCGCTACCTGCTCGCCAGCGTGATCGCGCTCGGCGCGGATATGGGCAGCTTCTTCGCGATGTATGCACTCGGGGTGTTCCTGCCAGCGGCCTATGCCGCGAGCTACACCCTCGGCATATTGGTTCACTGGCTGATCTCGAGCCGGCTGGTATTCGCCGACACGGTTGCGGAACGCGGCCTCGCGCGCACCCGCCAGAAGGCGCTGTTCGTCGGCTCCGCGCTGATGGGGCTGGCGCTGACCACTGCGGTTGGTAGCCTCTCGGTCTATGCCGGGGTGCATCCGGTGATGGGCAAATTGATCGCGGTCGCGGCAAGCTTCGTGCTGACCTGGCTGCTCCGCATCAAGGTCGTGTTCCGCGATGCCGGGATCGCCTGA
- a CDS encoding NAD(P)/FAD-dependent oxidoreductase: MTEFTLQPRHKQSGGREVEVDVAIVGAGPAGLTAGYLLTKAGKTVAIVEKDATYVGGISRTVEHEGYRFDIGGHRFFSKSAAVVDLWNEILPDDFIQRPRMSRIYYEGKFYSYPLRAFEALRNLGIWRSTTCMASYLWSRLFPVKDVKSFEDWTVNQFGWKLYSIFFKTYTEKVWGMPCDEMSADWAAQRIKGLSLWGAVVDGLKRSLGLNKRPNDGQQVKTLLETFRYPRLGPGMMWDAARDKIEATGSKVHMGHALKQLAADGSDGWRLTATGPDGDLTIKAKHAISSAPMRELAARLHPLPEAALNASELKYRDFLTVALMIDSEDLFPDNWIYIHDSKVKVGRVQNFRSWSPEMVPDTSVACVGLEYFCFEGDGLWSSSDADLVELAKQEMAILGLVDPAKVIGGAVVRQEKAYPVYDESYAANVSAMRHELEAKHPTLHLVGRNGMHRYNNQDHAMMTAMLTVENILAGKRIYDTWCVNEDAEYHEAGDEGAEKALPVREAVTEDQAAALNSLRDVPERIKRDDREAA; this comes from the coding sequence ATGACCGAATTCACGCTGCAGCCGCGCCACAAACAATCGGGCGGCCGCGAAGTCGAGGTCGACGTCGCGATCGTCGGCGCGGGGCCTGCGGGCCTCACGGCGGGCTATTTGCTGACCAAGGCGGGCAAGACCGTCGCGATCGTCGAGAAGGACGCGACTTACGTCGGCGGCATCAGCCGCACGGTCGAGCATGAAGGCTACCGCTTCGACATCGGCGGTCACCGCTTCTTCTCGAAGAGCGCGGCCGTGGTCGATTTGTGGAACGAGATCCTGCCCGACGATTTCATCCAGCGCCCGCGGATGAGCCGGATCTATTACGAAGGCAAATTCTACTCCTACCCGCTCCGCGCCTTCGAGGCCTTGCGCAATCTCGGCATCTGGCGCTCGACCACCTGCATGGCCAGCTATCTCTGGTCGCGCCTGTTCCCGGTCAAGGACGTGAAGAGCTTCGAGGACTGGACCGTCAATCAGTTCGGCTGGAAGCTCTATTCGATCTTCTTCAAGACCTACACCGAGAAGGTCTGGGGCATGCCCTGCGACGAGATGAGTGCCGACTGGGCCGCCCAGCGGATCAAGGGGCTTAGCCTGTGGGGCGCGGTGGTCGATGGGCTCAAGCGCTCGCTCGGGCTCAACAAGCGGCCCAACGACGGACAGCAGGTCAAGACCCTGCTCGAAACCTTCCGCTACCCGCGCCTCGGTCCGGGGATGATGTGGGATGCCGCGCGCGACAAGATCGAGGCGACCGGCAGTAAGGTCCATATGGGCCATGCGCTCAAGCAACTTGCCGCGGATGGCAGCGACGGCTGGCGTCTGACCGCTACCGGGCCGGACGGCGATCTGACGATCAAGGCGAAGCATGCGATCAGCTCGGCGCCGATGCGCGAACTCGCAGCGCGGCTCCATCCGCTGCCCGAGGCCGCGCTCAATGCGAGCGAACTCAAATATCGCGACTTCCTCACCGTCGCGCTGATGATCGATTCGGAAGATCTGTTCCCCGACAACTGGATCTACATCCACGACAGCAAGGTGAAGGTCGGCCGGGTGCAGAACTTCCGTTCGTGGTCGCCCGAGATGGTGCCCGATACGAGCGTCGCCTGCGTCGGTCTCGAATATTTCTGCTTCGAAGGCGACGGTCTGTGGTCGTCGAGCGATGCCGATCTGGTCGAGCTCGCCAAGCAGGAAATGGCGATCCTCGGGCTGGTCGATCCGGCGAAGGTCATCGGCGGCGCGGTGGTGCGCCAGGAGAAGGCCTATCCGGTCTATGACGAGAGCTATGCCGCGAACGTTTCGGCGATGCGGCACGAGCTGGAAGCGAAGCATCCGACGCTCCACCTGGTCGGCCGCAACGGCATGCACCGCTACAACAACCAGGATCACGCGATGATGACCGCGATGCTGACGGTGGAGAACATTCTCGCCGGCAAGCGCATCTACGACACCTGGTGCGTCAACGAAGACGCCGAATATCACGAGGCGGGCGACGAAGGCGCGGAGAAGGCGCTTCCGGTGCGCGAGGCTGTCACCGAAGACCAGGCCGCCGCGCTGAATTCGCTGCGCGACGTGCCCGAACGGATCAAGCGGGACGACCGCGAAGCGGCGTAA
- a CDS encoding PilZ domain-containing protein: MVPRGMNVDMEETGHTVDDDPGEIGPESRAAPRFTLLIRTAKLICAAGEYLCIIRDASASGASIRTFHPLPQGQFVLELPNGDRHAIERVWETEGAAGFRFPVPVDIDRLLNNKSRFPKRPVRLRLQLPALISCHGRTAGVVVHNLSQQGAQIESPLYLAIDQKLRLEADNLPLIQARVRWRKGSDYGLVFDDTFQFGELAKLAAQLQGHCTIEQGGWLPAMEGTNPPAG; this comes from the coding sequence ATGGTCCCGCGCGGGATGAATGTGGACATGGAAGAAACCGGCCATACCGTCGATGATGATCCCGGCGAGATCGGGCCGGAATCGCGCGCCGCGCCGCGCTTCACCCTCCTCATCCGCACCGCCAAGCTGATTTGTGCCGCAGGCGAATATCTGTGCATCATCCGCGACGCTTCGGCCAGCGGGGCGAGCATCCGCACGTTCCACCCGCTGCCACAGGGCCAGTTCGTGCTTGAGCTGCCGAATGGCGACCGTCACGCGATCGAGCGTGTGTGGGAGACCGAAGGCGCCGCCGGGTTCCGTTTTCCGGTGCCGGTCGATATCGACCGACTGCTCAACAACAAGAGCCGCTTTCCGAAACGCCCTGTCCGCCTCAGGCTCCAGCTGCCCGCACTGATCTCGTGCCACGGGCGCACCGCCGGGGTGGTGGTCCACAATCTCTCGCAGCAGGGCGCGCAGATCGAGAGCCCGCTGTACCTGGCAATCGACCAGAAACTGCGGCTGGAGGCGGATAATCTACCGCTGATCCAGGCGCGGGTGCGCTGGCGCAAGGGTTCGGATTACGGGCTGGTGTTCGACGATACCTTCCAGTTCGGGGAGCTGGCGAAGCTGGCGGCGCAGTTGCAGGGCCATTGCACGATCGAGCAGGGCGGCTGGCTTCCGGCAATGGAGGGCACAAACCCGCCGGCCGGTTAA
- a CDS encoding sensor domain-containing diguanylate cyclase: MRLATITNWAYGSTVLLTLASATAMLIASDAQGRERAAIEKFGDEIFQLSDRARQYINTGDPTYRTVYTSGLAQLGQVENRIRHIGDAGATPQELATLKDALHWADTLHDEQHEAIAAYDAGDAAYARQILFGGEYERELDRIEQQVLRFQDQLDLRAESEVRIAAEYSALWKTVSEIVLALTGLLFLCVLYFVFKQRVLRPVVKLSDVVNRLAAQDYAAEPPEVGRIDEIGDMAQAIRIFRDNGLERQRLERERDADQAIRDLLARMTQRMQGCDTLGDLQEVVQRFVPEIAPTRAGRLYLIDKARNAVVEACDWLEPTGSLPEFAPSTCWALRRGMPHRPSGAASGTLSGGEFDIPCAHLVLHDGILSDTLCLPLTAQREMLGLLYFEPRADGAGAGAAAPEIYLEMLAETIGLAIANLRLRDALREMAMADPLTGLANRRQLDQVLETLHRSPAPVSCLMVDVDHFKRFNDVFGHDAGDAVLREVGALLRGAVREPEFAFRYGGEEFLVLLPGLEAKAAQARAEEVRAKIAALRLTVAGEELGPITVSVGIANAPLHCGLDRLVPAADAALLHAKARGRNRIETARARDGKGPADRAVA; this comes from the coding sequence ATGCGGCTCGCGACCATCACCAATTGGGCTTACGGCTCCACCGTGTTGCTTACGCTCGCTTCGGCGACCGCGATGCTGATCGCATCGGACGCGCAGGGGCGTGAGCGGGCGGCGATCGAGAAGTTCGGCGATGAGATCTTCCAACTGAGCGACCGCGCCCGGCAATATATCAACACCGGCGATCCGACCTACCGCACCGTCTATACCAGCGGCCTCGCGCAATTGGGTCAGGTCGAGAACCGGATTCGACATATTGGCGACGCGGGCGCGACGCCGCAGGAACTCGCGACGCTCAAGGATGCGCTTCACTGGGCCGATACGCTGCACGACGAGCAGCATGAGGCGATAGCCGCGTATGACGCCGGCGACGCTGCGTATGCCCGGCAAATATTGTTCGGCGGCGAATACGAGCGCGAACTCGACCGGATCGAGCAGCAAGTATTACGCTTCCAGGACCAGCTCGACCTGCGGGCCGAAAGCGAAGTGCGGATCGCCGCGGAATATTCGGCGCTTTGGAAAACCGTGTCCGAGATCGTGCTGGCACTGACCGGGCTGCTGTTCCTGTGCGTGCTCTATTTCGTGTTCAAGCAGCGCGTGCTGCGCCCGGTGGTCAAGCTGAGCGACGTGGTGAACCGCCTCGCCGCCCAGGATTACGCGGCGGAACCGCCCGAAGTGGGCCGGATCGACGAGATCGGCGACATGGCCCAGGCGATCCGGATCTTCCGCGACAACGGGCTGGAACGGCAGCGGCTGGAGCGCGAACGGGACGCCGACCAGGCGATCCGCGACCTGCTGGCGCGGATGACCCAGCGAATGCAGGGCTGCGACACGCTCGGCGATCTGCAGGAAGTGGTGCAGCGCTTCGTGCCCGAGATCGCGCCGACGCGCGCCGGGCGGCTCTATCTGATCGACAAGGCGCGCAATGCGGTGGTCGAGGCCTGCGACTGGCTCGAACCCACTGGCTCGCTCCCCGAATTCGCGCCCTCGACCTGCTGGGCGCTACGGCGCGGCATGCCGCATCGCCCGAGCGGGGCGGCGAGCGGTACCCTGAGCGGCGGCGAATTCGACATTCCCTGCGCTCACCTCGTGCTGCACGATGGGATCCTGTCCGATACGCTGTGCCTGCCGCTTACCGCCCAGCGCGAGATGCTCGGCCTGCTCTATTTCGAGCCGCGTGCCGACGGTGCCGGGGCGGGCGCCGCGGCTCCCGAGATCTATCTCGAGATGCTGGCCGAGACGATTGGCCTCGCGATCGCCAATCTTCGGCTGCGCGATGCCTTGCGTGAAATGGCGATGGCCGATCCGCTCACCGGCCTCGCCAATCGCCGCCAGCTCGACCAGGTGCTCGAAACGCTGCACCGCTCCCCTGCCCCGGTCAGCTGCCTGATGGTCGATGTCGATCATTTCAAGCGTTTCAACGATGTGTTCGGCCACGATGCCGGCGATGCGGTGCTGCGCGAAGTCGGCGCGCTGCTCCGCGGTGCGGTGCGCGAGCCCGAATTCGCGTTCCGCTATGGCGGCGAGGAGTTCCTGGTGCTGCTGCCCGGGCTAGAGGCAAAGGCGGCGCAGGCGCGGGCGGAGGAGGTTCGCGCGAAGATCGCGGCGCTCCGGCTCACCGTCGCCGGAGAAGAGCTCGGCCCGATCACCGTTTCGGTGGGGATTGCGAACGCGCCGCTCCATTGCGGCCTCGACCGGCTGGTTCCGGCGGCCGACGCCGCGCTGCTGCATGCCAAGGCGCGCGGCCGCAACCGGATCGAGACCGCCCGGGCCCGCGACGGAAAGGGGCCGGCGGACCGCGCGGTTGCCTGA
- a CDS encoding cobalamin-independent methionine synthase II family protein: MSFKTTHTGSLPRPERLLDLVFAREGGAAVSEAELDAAVDEATAYVLARQVEAGVSIIGDGEMSKPSYATYIKHRLTGFDGEAGSYEFQDLEEFPGAKAKVFGDTGRARRSAPACTSEITVKDMEAPRIDAERLNRLAGGHETFMSAASPGVTALFFPNQYYKDDEEYVFALAEALRHEYETIAAAGITLQLDCPDMAMGRHVQFTALSLEDFRKKLALNVAALNHAVRNIPAEQLRMHLCWGNYPGPHHCDVPLGDIADIVWQAKPQMVLIEGANPRHAHEFAWFEDHALPDDKVLCPGMIEPQSSYIEHPELIAQRIGRYADLLGRERVVAGVDCGFSVHAGSGNLDPEIVWAKLAALAQGAEIASARYW, from the coding sequence GTGAGTTTCAAGACCACCCATACCGGGAGCCTGCCGCGCCCGGAGAGACTGCTCGACCTCGTCTTCGCCCGCGAGGGCGGTGCTGCGGTGAGCGAAGCCGAACTCGATGCCGCGGTGGACGAGGCGACCGCCTATGTCCTCGCGCGGCAGGTCGAGGCAGGGGTGAGCATTATCGGCGACGGCGAGATGTCGAAGCCGAGCTACGCGACCTATATCAAGCATCGCCTGACCGGTTTCGACGGTGAGGCGGGGAGCTACGAGTTCCAGGATCTTGAGGAATTCCCCGGCGCCAAGGCCAAGGTGTTCGGCGATACCGGCCGCGCCCGGCGTTCGGCTCCAGCCTGCACTTCCGAGATCACGGTCAAGGACATGGAGGCGCCGCGGATCGATGCCGAAAGGCTGAACCGGCTGGCGGGTGGGCACGAGACCTTCATGTCCGCGGCCTCCCCCGGCGTCACGGCGCTGTTCTTCCCGAACCAATATTACAAGGACGACGAGGAATATGTCTTCGCGCTCGCCGAGGCATTGCGCCACGAATACGAGACGATCGCCGCTGCCGGGATCACGCTCCAGCTCGATTGCCCGGACATGGCGATGGGCCGGCACGTCCAGTTCACCGCTCTGTCGCTCGAAGACTTCCGCAAGAAGCTGGCCCTGAATGTAGCGGCGCTAAACCATGCGGTGCGGAACATCCCGGCCGAGCAGTTGCGGATGCATCTGTGCTGGGGCAATTATCCGGGGCCGCATCACTGCGACGTGCCACTGGGCGACATCGCCGACATCGTCTGGCAGGCGAAGCCGCAGATGGTCCTGATCGAGGGCGCCAATCCGCGCCATGCGCATGAATTCGCGTGGTTCGAAGACCATGCGCTGCCCGATGACAAGGTGCTGTGCCCCGGAATGATCGAGCCCCAGTCGAGCTACATCGAGCATCCCGAACTGATCGCCCAACGCATCGGGCGCTATGCCGATCTGCTCGGGCGCGAGCGGGTGGTGGCCGGGGTCGATTGCGGCTTCTCGGTCCATGCCGGCAGTGGCAACCTCGATCCGGAGATCGTCTGGGCCAAGCTAGCGGCGCTTGCCCAAGGCGCGGAGATCGCCAGTGCGCGCTACTGGTAA